ACCTGCGTGCCAAGTTTGGACAAAACCGGTATTTTGTCCGACCCGGTATATTTGTCTATAAGGTCTATTTTATAAATGGGAATATACAGTTTGTCATCCCCGAAGTATTTTATGTAAAGAAAGTCCCCCGTTATCCCGTCAAAATCCATATTGCGGACGCCTTCAAAAACTCCTATGCCGTGTTCCCTGTGCACAATATAATCGCCTTTTTCCAGGTCGGTGTAATGCTTCAGCGCTTTTAGGTTTTTATCCTTTACCCTGCTTAAAATTTTACCTTTATACCTGTCAAAAATTTCCCTGTTGGAAATTACACACAGCTTCGCTTCTGTTAATACAAAGCCCCTGTATATATCGGCGTTTATGAATTCAACATGCGGCGCTTTAGCGTTTTTTTCCTCTGCTTTCTGCGTTATTATAGTTTTTAAATGCTCTGTCTCACCTTCATTGTCAGATGCAATATATACAGAATGCTTTTTTATTTCCTGCGCGGCCAGATAATCAAAAAGCCGTTCCATGTCGCGTTCAAACGCCGGATTAGCTGATGCCTTTAAACTTTGCGCGTCATTTCCTACAGCTGTTTCATATACTTTCAGCTTCGGGTATTTTTTTATTTTCTTTAAAATTGTCCTTATGGAAAAAATGTTTTTTTCCGCGTCTTTCGGGTCAATATACCTTTCTATCTTTTTTATTTTTTCAAGAATTTCGCTTTTTAAACCTTCAAGCCCGTCGGTTATTATCACGGCGTCATTTCCATTTATGTATTCAAGGATGGAAGAATGCCCCCTTCTTGCGGGTCCGCCCGGGTTAAAAATAAACAGCTGCGCTTCCTTTACCGAATGCGTGGTGTCAAAAGTGTCCGGCGAAAAATAACGCACGGATTCTACAGTATCGCCGAAGAATTCTATCCTTACCGGATATTCGCCGCCCGGCGCGTACACGTCAAGTATGCTGCCCCTTACGCTGTATTCAAAACACTCGGACGCCTTTACGCACCGCTCGTAGCCGTTGCTGTTAAGCGCCTTTATTATTTCTTCCATGCCAGCGCCGGAGCCTGCTTTAATATTAAACATAAATCCGGATATATCTTCCGGCGGCGCTATTTTTTCGGAAACGGCATTTATATCCGTTATTACTATTTTTTTTCCCCCCGACAGCATCAGTTTTATGGCTGACGCCCTTTCCTTTGACACTTCGCGGGATGCCTTTAACTGTGTATAAAGAAGGCTGTCATCTTCCGGGTACGCCGCAATCTGCGCGTTGTGTTTGAAAATATTCTGCAGGCTCAGCATTTCTCCAAAAAGAGGGTATATGTTTTCAGACGAGGTGATTATTACAAGGTCTTTATTGACCGCGGATGCCAGATATGAATACATCACAGCTTTGAAAGACGGGTTTACAGAATCCACCAGGCAGTCTTTGCCGGCAGAAAGTTTTGTGACGGTATTTTTTAGGCTTGCTGACCTTTCAAGGGCGGATAACATTGGTTATCAGCTGCTGCAGCGGCAGGTCCAGCTTAAAATAAATTACCGCCCACATAAAAATATTCGCCTGAATTCCGGCTATTACGTCATCAATCATTATGCCCGTGCCGCCGGGAAGCGCTTCTGACTGCCTTGCCGGAAATATTTTCAGAATATCAAACACGCGCGACGCGAAAAAACCTATTATCATCCTTGAATCAGTGTAGGGGATAAACATCATGGTCACCATATAGCCCGCCACTTCATCTATTACCACCCGTGAAGGATCCTTTTTGCCGTGTATCACAATCGCGTAGTTGGAAGCCCAGATACCGGCAAGCACAAGTATTACGGTAATTATTACATAGGGTGCCGGGTGCATATCGCGCAGAAAAAACCAGTACACGGGAAGAAATGCCAAAGTAGCCACTGTGCCTGAAGCCTTGGGCGCATAGCCGGTGTAAAAAAAAGAAGTGAAGATTATTATAAGCTGCCTCATTAGAGTTCGCTTTCAAAAATTGATTTGTTCTTGAAAAAATATTCCATGCCGGAAATAAGCGAAAAAGAAGCCGCTATAAAGAAAAGGATGTACGGGATAACTTTCAGCATCCATGTGTCCTGGCTTACATCCATCAGTTCGCCCGCGTTTATCCCGTAAAATACAAGGGTCTTGTGAATGGACATTAAAAGAAGCGTGGCGGAAATTGCCGTCATTTCAGTGGCGGTCTTTAACTTGCCCCATTTGCTGGCAGCAATTATTTTTCCCTGCTGCGCGGCCATGGTCCTGATTCCTGATACAAAAAATTCCCTGCTGATGATTATTATTACCATCCATACCGGCGCCACCTGAAGGTGCACAAAACATAACAGCGCCGCAAGCACCAGTATTTTATCCGCTAGCGGGTCCATTACCTGCCCGAAAATACTTATAATGTTGTACTTTCTTGCAATATAGCCGTCAAGAAAATCGCTTATGGACGCGATTAAAAAAATTCCCAGCGCCACATAATTCCACATAAGCCTTTCGGCCAGTATCGTGGGGATAAAGGCAAAAGTGATAATTATTCTGAACATTGTAATTCTGTTTGGAAGTTTCTTAAGATTTTCGCTTATCTGCATAATTCCCCTTTCAGATCATAACCCTGCGCTCCGGTTATTTTTACGTTACAAAAACTTCCGGCAGAGAGCTTTTTTTTGGTATTGATAAGTACATAACTGTCAATGTCAGGAGCGTTGCCCTGCGTCCTTGCAGCGTAAGTGTTATTGTTTTTCATTCCCGCAATTAAAACTTTAACCTTTTTTCCCTGTAACGTTTCTTTATTATATGCGTATTTTTCAGCTGAATCAACCATTAATATGTCACGCCTTCTCTCACACTCTTTTTTTGCGGCTTTGCCTTTTAAGGTATAAGCGTGCGTGCCCGGTTCGTCAGAATAAGCAAAAAAACCGGCCCTGTCTATCAAACCCTGATTTATAAATTCCCTTAATTCATTAAAACGCGCCTTTGTCTCGCCGGGATATCCGGTTATAAAAGCGCTTCTTATTATTATCCCCGGTACCTGTTCTTTTAAATACTTTATAATTTCAATTATGTCTTTTTTTCTGTAGCCGCGCCTCATACTTTTTAGAATATCGTCATTAACGTGCTGAAACGGCATATCAATGTAGCGGCACAGCCTTTCATCTTTTTTCATTACTTTTACAACCCGTTTTATAATTTCAAGGTCCGGGTAAAGATATAAAAGCCGCAGCCAGAAATATTTTTTTGTTTTTTTAAGGATTGCTTCAAGCAGTTTATCCAGTTTCTTTTCGCCGTAAATATCCGCGCCGTAATATACAAGGTCCTGCGAAATAAGGTTTATCTCTTTTATCCCGGATTCTGTCATGGCGTGTGTTTCTTTTACAATATCTTCAATTGTCCTGCTTCTGTACTTTCCTTTTATGGACGGAATGGCGCAGAAACTGCATTTATGATTGCACCCTTCGGATATTTTCACGTACGCGGAATAGGAATTTAAAAGCGCGGTGTGGTTTTTGCCTTTATAGATAAACGGTTTTTCATTTACAAATTCGCCGCCTTTTTCCACCGCGGTTTTTATATTTTCTATATTGTTGACGCCCACCCAGGCATGCACACCCGAAAATTTTTCTTTTAAGCCCTTTAAATCCTTGGAAACAAAACACCCCGCCACCACCACTTTTAATGCGGGCTTTTTTTTCTTAAGGGACAGCATTTCCGTAATTGCGCCGGATGATTCTTCCCTGGCGCTTTTTAAAAACGCGCAGGTATTTATTAATATCACATCGGCGTCAGACGGGTCTGTGGTTAAAAGGGCGTTGTCCAGGCATGAAAGCATGCACTCTGTATCAACGGTGTTTTTTGGGCACCCAAGGCTTATGACTCCAAGTTTCATATTAATACCCCTTGGGTGATTCTGTATTTTTACGAACGGAAGTTCGTGAACTGCATGTCAATTCCAAAATCCTTCTGCTTTAAATGCGCCATAACTTCCTGAAGGTCGTCAAGTTTGGGCCCTGACACCCTTACCACGTCTTTCTGGATGGAAGCCTGTATCTTTTTCAGCCCAAGCTCTTTTATGTATTTCACGATATCTTTTGCTTTTTCCTGCGGAATGCCGTCCTGTATGGCTATGTCCTGGTGCATTTTATCCATGCCGGTCTGCACAGGTTCGGAATCTGTAAGCGCCTTTATGGGTATGCCCCTTTTGATCAGCTTATTTTTAAGCACATCATTGGCAGCGCGTACTTTATAATCATCAGTTGATTTAATAATTATTTTTTTGTCTTCTTTTTTAAGTTCAATTTCCGTATTGCTGTCGCGGAAATCATACCTGTTGGTTATTTCCCTTAACGCCTGGTCTATGCCGTTAACCATTTCCTGCATGTCTACCTTTGAAGAAATATCAAATGAGTTATCGCCTGCCATTAATCAACGCCTCCTTTTACTGTTCGGCCGGAGTTTCAGCGGCAGCCGGTTCCTGTTCTATAACTTCTGTCGGAACAGCAGTCGGAACTTCCGTGGGCTTTCTTGCACCCTGTGTGAAACCCTGCCCTTTATCTATGTACCAGTTTTTACCCGACTGGAAGATAAGCCCGTTTATCACTTCGCCCTCTTCTCCTATCGCGCCGATGGATTCGCCGTTTACCGTAAATTCAACTCCTGCGGCATTTCCCACTAAAAAAACAATCTTAGTGATGTCTTTCCACCTTTTATCAGAGCCTTTTTTCAGAAGAAAATCTTCTTCTCCGTTGTCATGCCTTACCTTTATCCAGGTATCCGCCTTGCCCTTTGCTAAAACATTAAGGGTTTCTGTCTGGCCGGGAACGGGATAAACAGATTTATTACCTTCTGATTTTTTTCCGCCTAACACGGCAAAAAGTATTATAGCCAGAATAAGAAGCGCAGCCGCGGCAATTACAATTATCAGGTTCTTTTTATTGTTTAAAGTAAGCTCCATTCCGCCGGCTTTTAACACGGGCGTTTCCGCCTGTTTTTCATGAAACTGTTTTTCGTGGTCGTGATTAGCGTCTTTAAGCACGCTTTTTGCAAAATCGCCTTTAATTGTTTCTTTGCCTATCCTGTTAATCTCTTTTTCCGTCTGCTGGCCTTCCGGCGTCTGGTCAAACAAAGATATAATCTGAGCTTCTTCCAGTTTTAAAAAGCGCGCGTAAGTACGCAGAAAAAGCCTCATATAAACCGGCTTTTCAAAAGCGGTGGCATCTTCCTCTTCCAGCGCCTTTAAATACACCGGGTCCACTTTCATTTCTTTATGCAGATCCTGAAACTTAAGGTTTCTTGACTCCCTTGCTTTCTTTAGAAGATCTCCGTATCCTTTTAACATTTATAGCTCCTCTCGTTTACTTTATTATCGGGTTTCCCTGCATAAGGTCAGATGCTTCTATTATTTCAATGCCTTCCGGCGCTTTGAAAATAAAAGCACTGTCCTTAAACTCGGGCAATAAATCCGCTTTTTCGGCGGAATATTTTTTTATGTTTGAAAAAACCGATTCCACAATCATTGCTTCATACTTCATCTTCATGGATTCGGGGAACAGCGTCTCTTTATTCACTTTTACCGTAAGCTCATCAAAAGCCATTTCCTGCTTCTTTACAGGAATCATTTTTATGGTATAGAAGTTTTCCGAAACAGTAAGGGTAGACTTGCTTCTTTTGGAAAAGTACGCTATTGAAGATTCAAAATCTATGTAAAATTTTGAATTAAAACTCATCTGTTCCACGTCCTGCTTTATTACCTGGCTTAAAACAGGAGTATATACCCATACCGTTTTTCCGTCAGAGATAAGATGCTGTTCGGTGGGTTCGGAGTAAATCACTTTGAATTTGTCCGGCTTTACTATGTAAGCAAGCCCTTTAATTCTCTGGGACGTGTCCGCGTCAGTGTATTTTGTATTTATGTCAATGTTCATAATTATGGCTTTTCTTTTAACCTGAGCCGCCTCTATTTTTTCAATGACTTCCTGAAGTGTAATTTCCTCTTTTTTTTCGGGAGTGCTTACTGACTTAGCTTTAACAACCGCGGTTGGTTCTTTCTTTGCCGCTGTTTTTGTGGCAGTGGGCGCTGGTTTTGCTTCTTTTGTGGATGTAGGCGATGGCTTTGCTTTTGTCGGTACTGCAGTCAGAGTAAATGTCAATGTGGCTGTCTGTGTGGGTTCCTCTTTTACTGACTGTGCCTGAACACCGGCCTGCGCAGTGGCGTCTGCCGCGGCTGAAATATCCGCGTCTTTTATGACTGTTTTATTATCAGTGGCGCAGCTGATTAAAAAAACCATAGAAATCAATGTTAAACCTATAACTATATTTTTATTCATATTAAGGTCCTCCTGTACGGCAAACTTACCGCTTAACCATTGTAATGATAAAATCCTTTAAAATCAAGAAAAAAAAGCATAAGGGGCTGTGTTTGAAACACGCATTTCAACGGTGGATACCATTGTTTACATAAACCACCCCTTTTCAGCGCTTCCAATTTTACCTGCCATGCTGTATTATATCAGCCATGATAAAAAAAGACAGGCGTCCTAAAAAGCACTTACAGGCAAAACACGGCAATAACAGGCAGCCCTCGGCGCGCCCCGCGCAGCCGTCCGGCACATCTGCCGCGCGCAGGGATATTACCGTTACAATTGACGGATTTGCCTACGGCGGCGACGGAATCGCGCGGTTTGAAAACAGCACGGTCTATATCCCGTATGCGCTTCCGGGCAGCACAATTACCGCCAGGATAACAGAAGAAAAAAATAAAGTTATTCAGGCGCGGATGGTATCTGTCGTAAAACCTTCGCCTTTTTACACAAAACCCGAATGCCCTTATTTTGGCGAATGCGGCGGCTGTGATTTTATGAACATGCCTTATGAGACCCAGGCGAATTTTAAAATAGATATAATACAGGCAATAATGGAAGAAACTGCCGCTATAAAAAGCCCGCCGATGAAACCCCTTATAAGATATGAAGTGCCGCTGCATTACCGCAACAGGGCCGAATACAGGCCGGCGGTAATTGGAAGCAAGATATCACTTGGCTTTTACCGGGCGCGCAGCCACGAAGTTATAGGCATTAAAGAGTGTTTATTATTACACCCGAAAATAAACCTTCTTGCAAAAATTATTACGGATTCTATAAACGAAAACCCGCACAGCGCGTCTATTTACAGCCCTTCAAAACATAAGGGCTATCTGCGCCACGTGACAATAAGAATAAACAGCCGCGGCGACGCGCTTATCACCTTTGTGGTAAAC
This DNA window, taken from Candidatus Goldiibacteriota bacterium HGW-Goldbacteria-1, encodes the following:
- a CDS encoding phosphatidylglycerophosphatase A; the encoded protein is MRQLIIIFTSFFYTGYAPKASGTVATLAFLPVYWFFLRDMHPAPYVIITVILVLAGIWASNYAIVIHGKKDPSRVVIDEVAGYMVTMMFIPYTDSRMIIGFFASRVFDILKIFPARQSEALPGGTGIMIDDVIAGIQANIFMWAVIYFKLDLPLQQLITNVIRP
- the rimO gene encoding 30S ribosomal protein S12 methylthiotransferase RimO, with product MKLGVISLGCPKNTVDTECMLSCLDNALLTTDPSDADVILINTCAFLKSAREESSGAITEMLSLKKKKPALKVVVAGCFVSKDLKGLKEKFSGVHAWVGVNNIENIKTAVEKGGEFVNEKPFIYKGKNHTALLNSYSAYVKISEGCNHKCSFCAIPSIKGKYRSRTIEDIVKETHAMTESGIKEINLISQDLVYYGADIYGEKKLDKLLEAILKKTKKYFWLRLLYLYPDLEIIKRVVKVMKKDERLCRYIDMPFQHVNDDILKSMRRGYRKKDIIEIIKYLKEQVPGIIIRSAFITGYPGETKARFNELREFINQGLIDRAGFFAYSDEPGTHAYTLKGKAAKKECERRRDILMVDSAEKYAYNKETLQGKKVKVLIAGMKNNNTYAARTQGNAPDIDSYVLINTKKKLSAGSFCNVKITGAQGYDLKGELCR
- a CDS encoding YajQ family cyclic di-GMP-binding protein translates to MAGDNSFDISSKVDMQEMVNGIDQALREITNRYDFRDSNTEIELKKEDKKIIIKSTDDYKVRAANDVLKNKLIKRGIPIKALTDSEPVQTGMDKMHQDIAIQDGIPQEKAKDIVKYIKELGLKKIQASIQKDVVRVSGPKLDDLQEVMAHLKQKDFGIDMQFTNFRS
- a CDS encoding 23S rRNA (uracil(1939)-C(5))-methyltransferase RlmD, whose protein sequence is MIKKDRRPKKHLQAKHGNNRQPSARPAQPSGTSAARRDITVTIDGFAYGGDGIARFENSTVYIPYALPGSTITARITEEKNKVIQARMVSVVKPSPFYTKPECPYFGECGGCDFMNMPYETQANFKIDIIQAIMEETAAIKSPPMKPLIRYEVPLHYRNRAEYRPAVIGSKISLGFYRARSHEVIGIKECLLLHPKINLLAKIITDSINENPHSASIYSPSKHKGYLRHVTIRINSRGDALITFVVNGKEPKQFILRAAQALQAQPGIAGILINFNMEETNDVFGSREKILYGRPSIIETAAGISFKLNNSAFFQVNAVMMEKMAEFVGKKIPDRASVLDLYGGVGALTLPSHKKFRDITVIEADRNAAQNLREIIKWNKISHVNIITSKVEDTIDRVLEDKSFDAAVIDPPRSGMHPRVISAIKAAKIGTLIYISCNPSSFARDIADLKSHYHLDEMTPLDQFAQTYHTEIMARLSII
- the pgsA gene encoding CDP-diacylglycerol--glycerol-3-phosphate 3-phosphatidyltransferase, coding for MQISENLKKLPNRITMFRIIITFAFIPTILAERLMWNYVALGIFLIASISDFLDGYIARKYNIISIFGQVMDPLADKILVLAALLCFVHLQVAPVWMVIIIISREFFVSGIRTMAAQQGKIIAASKWGKLKTATEMTAISATLLLMSIHKTLVFYGINAGELMDVSQDTWMLKVIPYILFFIAASFSLISGMEYFFKNKSIFESEL